One part of the Solanum dulcamara chromosome 8, daSolDulc1.2, whole genome shotgun sequence genome encodes these proteins:
- the LOC129900928 gene encoding uncharacterized protein LOC129900928, which yields MQNLKITIDLLHIKPIKNKSDEKLYHGKEFQEHNSISNLQNDNQSLSRKSLSSTNKLSNVEVYYGNAPLAVPFKWESQPGTPKVKILETPLPPLTPPPSFLEKKMKNAIKKQTKGKLLQRLFFLPKLNLRKSQLQPSPTSSSSSSLSSSSFSSPPRCWSYSVPSSPCRVKSNF from the coding sequence ATGCAAAATCTCAAAATTACAATAGATCTTCTCCATATCAAGccaattaaaaataaatcagatgAAAAGTTATATCACGGAAAAGAGTTTCAGGAACATAATTCTATCTCGAATTTACAGAATGATAATCAATCTTTGTCTCGAAAATCGCTCTCTTCAACGAACAAGTTATCCAATGTTGAAGTCTATTATGGAAATGCTCCATTGGCTGTTCCATTTAAGTGGGAATCTCAACCAGGAACACCAAAAGTCAAGATTCTTGAAACTCCACTTCCTCCTCTTACTCCTCCACCGTCATTTCTCGAAAAGAAGATGAAAAATGCTATAAAAAAGCAAACAAAGGGCAAATTGTTACAAAGGCTTTTTTTCCTTCCCAAATTAAACTTGAGGAAAAGTCAACTACAACCATCTCCAACTagttcttcatcatcatcattgtcGTCGTCGTCATTTTCGTCACCGCCTAGGTGTTGGTCATATTCAGTTCCTTCATCTCCGTGCAGAGTCAAATCTAATTTCTAG